One Natator depressus isolate rNatDep1 chromosome 5, rNatDep2.hap1, whole genome shotgun sequence DNA segment encodes these proteins:
- the DCAF10 gene encoding DDB1- and CUL4-associated factor 10 produces the protein MSSARGEADGPSGPPRRPSPAPPPPGMEPPSAKEPPGEPPPASPQAPGGAAGGGLFGWLRGRCLGRGLFVDPARDNFRAMTGLYSSIQPADSVYLSTRTHGAVFNLEYSPDGSVLTVACEQTEVLLFDPISSKHIKTLSEAHEDCVNNIRFLDNRLFATCSDDTTIALWDLRKLNTKVCTLHGHTSWVKNIEYDTNTRLLVTSGFDGNVIIWDTNRCTEEGCPHKKFFHTRFLMRMRLTPDCSKMLISTSSGYLLILHDLDLTKSLEVGSYPILRARRTASSSDTTATSSSGPRAVGSPCHQNDSGPLSEKHMSRPSQREGGSPRNSLEVLTPEVPGERDRGNCITSLQLHPKGWATLLRCSSNTDDQEWTCVYEFQEGAPVRPVSPRCSLRLTHCIEEANVGRGYIKELCFSPDGRMISSPHGYGIRLLGFDTQCSELVDCLPKEAGPLQEIRSLYSHNDVVLTTKFSPTHCQIASGCLSGRVSLYQPKF, from the exons ATGAGCTCTGCGCGCGGGGAGGCGGACGGCCCCTCGGGCCCGCCTCGCCGCCCGTcccccgccccgccgccgccCGGCATGGAGCCGCCCAGCGCCAAGGAGCCGCCGGGGGAGCCGCCGCCCGCCTCCCCGCAGGCCCCAGGGGGAGCGGCGGGCGGGGGCCTGTTCGGGTGGCTGCGGGGCCGCTGCCTGGGCCGGGGGCTCTTCGTGGACCCGGCCCGCGACAATTTCCGGGCCATGACCGGGCTGTACAGCTCCATCCAGCCCGCCGACTCCGTGTACCTCAGCACCCGCACGCACGGCGCCGTCTTCAACCTGGAGTACTCGCCGGACGG GTCAGTGCTGACTGTTGCTTGTGAACAGACTGAGGTCCTGCTTTTTGACCCCATATCTTCAAAGCACATCAAAACTCTCTCTGAAGCTCATGAGGACTGTGTGAATAATATCAG GTTTCTAGATAATCGACTGTTTGCAACTTGCTCTGATGACACTACGATAGCACTTTGGGATCTGAGAAAGCTAAACACAAAAGTGTGCACTTTACATGGTCACACGAGCTGGGTGAAGAACATTGAATATGACACCAATACCAGACTACTAGTAACATCAGGGTTTGATGGTAATGTGATCATTTGGGACACCAACAG GTGCACTGAAGAAGGATGTCCTCACAAGAAGTTTTTTCACACCCGTTTTCTCATGCGGATGAGACTGACACCAGACTGTTCAAAAATGTTGATCTCCACCTCCTCTGGGTATCTTCTGATTTTGCATGACCTTGATTTAACCAAGTCCTTAGAGGTTGGCAGCTATCCAATATTAAGAGCCAGAAGAACTGCATCAAGTTCAG ACACGACAGCTACCAGTTCATCTGGTCCTAGAGCTGTGGGTTCACCGTGTCACCAGAATGATTCCGGTCCGTTGTCTGAGAAACACATGTCGCGACCCTCCCAACGAGAAG GTGGATCTCCACGAAATAGCCTTGAGGTTTTAACACCAGAAGTTCCTGGAGAAAGGGACCGTGGTAATTGCATTACATCGCTGCAGCTCCATCCCAAAGGATGGGCTACTCTTCTTCGGTGCTCAAGTAATACAGATGACCAGgag TGGACCTGTGTGTACGAATTCCAAGAAGGAGCCCCAGTGCGCCCCGTCTCACCTCGTTGTTCTCTCCGATTGACTCACTGCATCGAAGAAGCCAATGTAGGCCGGGGTTACATCAAAGAACTTTGTTTCAGCCCTGATGGTCGAATGATTTCCTCCCCACATGGCTACGGGATCCGCTTGTTGGGATTTGACACGCAGTGCAGTGAACTTGTCGACTGTTTGCCCAAAGAAGCCGGTCCCTTGCAGGAAATTCGCTCTCTGTATTCACACAACGATGTGGTACTGACGACCAAGTTTTCTCCAACACATTGTCAGATTGCCTCAGGGTGCCTTAGTGGACGTGTTTCTTTGTATCAGCCAAAGTTCTAG
- the SLC25A51 gene encoding mitochondrial nicotinamide adenine dinucleotide transporter SLC25A51 codes for MMDSEDLVLTSSKQDIAHHIVKVSSGKHYFCGYCAAFTNIAITFPIQKVLFRQQLYGVRIRDAVCQLQKDGIRNLYRGLLPPLMQKTTTLALMFGLYQDFSSLLQRHTNAPELVTCSVAAVLAGTTEALLTPFERVQTLLQDYKHHDRFTNTYQAFKVLKDYGIKEYYRGLVPILIRNGPSNVLFFGLRGPIKQCLPEATSYSAHLVNDFICGGLLGAMLGFLFFPMNVVKARMQSQIGGEFQSFPKVFMKIWLERDRKLTRLFRGAHLNYHRSIISWGIINATYEFLLKLL; via the coding sequence ATGATGGATTCAGAAGATCTTGTCCTAACAAGTTCAAAGCAAGATATTGCTCATCACATTGTAAAAGTTAGCTCGGGTAAACATTATTTTTGTGGATATTGTGCAGCCTTCACCAATATAGCAATCACCTTTCCCATCCAGAAGGTCCTCTTTCGACAACAACTGTATGGAGTGAGAATAAGGGATGCAGTGTGTCAGTTACAGAAAGATGGAATCCGAAACCTGTACCGTGGACTCCTCCCTCCATTAATGCAGAAAACTACAACTCTTGCCCTGATGTTTGGCTTGTATCAGGatttctcctccctgctccagagGCACACAAATGCACCTGAACTTGTGACTTGTAGTGTGGCAGCAGTGCTTGCAGGAACCACAGAAGCTCTTCTTACACCTTTTGAGCGGGTCCAGACTTTGCTTCAGGACTACAAACATCATGACAGATTTACAAACACTTACCAGGCTTTCAAGGTGCTAAAAGACTATGGAATTAAAGAATATTATCGGGGTTTGGTACCTATTCTGATCCGAAATGGACCGAGTAATGTACTCTTTTTTGGTCTGCGAGGACCCATCAAGCAGTGTCTGCCCGAAGCAACTTCTTATAGTGCTCATTTGGTCAATGACTTTATCTGTGGAGGGCTGTTGGGTGCCATGTTGGGATTCTTGTTTTTCCCAATGAATGTTGTAAAAGCTCGCATGCAATCTCAAATTGGTGGGGAATTTCAGTCTTTTCCAAAAGTTTTCATGAAGATTTGGCTGGAACGTGATAGAAAACTGACACGTCTTTTCAGAGGAGCTCATCTGAATTACCATCGCTCTATTATATCCTGGGGTATAATCAATGCAACATATGAATTCTTGCTTAAGTTATTATGA